Proteins encoded by one window of Ferrimicrobium sp.:
- a CDS encoding lysylphosphatidylglycerol synthase domain-containing protein, producing the protein MTSAGSRRSNSHWFRILRSVVEVALAVVAGYAIFAQRRNFALAIGLFAHLRWGWVGIAILAEMASMGAFARMQRWLLRIGGTTLHLWAMIEITLAGNALSVSLPGGAAWSTVWALDQLRRREAPRHLVVWVLVVSGVLSSVTISGILIAGVWIAGDKGPSSDLRWPLLAVAITLIGGSAILVFHQRSRTARGATSKHLARFSSESRVRKAIEEIGRYARTVDPRWQDWIASLFFALMNWLTDIGCLVASIVALHITVPCPSHQSP; encoded by the coding sequence ATGACCAGCGCAGGCTCGCGGCGAAGTAACTCTCACTGGTTTCGAATCCTTCGTTCCGTAGTCGAAGTCGCTCTTGCAGTTGTCGCAGGATATGCGATTTTCGCTCAACGACGTAATTTCGCACTTGCGATTGGCTTGTTTGCACATCTGCGATGGGGTTGGGTTGGCATCGCCATTCTCGCCGAGATGGCGTCAATGGGCGCTTTCGCTCGGATGCAGCGCTGGCTTCTACGCATAGGAGGTACAACACTGCATCTTTGGGCAATGATTGAGATAACTCTTGCAGGCAATGCGCTTTCCGTGAGTCTTCCAGGCGGTGCTGCGTGGTCGACGGTATGGGCGTTAGACCAACTTCGGCGACGCGAAGCGCCCCGTCATCTTGTCGTTTGGGTACTTGTCGTTTCAGGTGTACTATCGAGCGTCACGATAAGTGGCATTTTGATCGCTGGAGTTTGGATCGCTGGTGATAAAGGACCCAGCAGTGACCTACGGTGGCCCTTGCTCGCAGTTGCAATCACCTTAATCGGGGGATCTGCGATATTGGTGTTTCACCAACGGAGCCGTACTGCACGCGGCGCAACTTCAAAACACCTAGCTCGATTCTCCTCTGAGAGTCGCGTGCGCAAAGCTATCGAAGAGATCGGCCGGTATGCTCGCACGGTTGATCCGCGATGGCAGGACTGGATAGCGTCCCTATTCTTTGCTCTGATGAATTGGCTTACCGATATCGGCTGTCTTGTTGCATCAATTGTCGCCTTACATATCACTGTCCCCTGCCCTAGCCATCAGAGCCCTTGA
- a CDS encoding GNAT family N-acetyltransferase: MRDAVDFREYQEGDLDGVLALCRQEAWSSYVDDRDRAHAVFTAPGVVSVVATDAGRVVGFAYFQTDRAIQAHLSLLVVELSVRRAGIARRIISHAFPLLGVARVDLITDTAEEFYRSLYHKEESGFRLYPPGIAASDG; this comes from the coding sequence GTGCGGGATGCAGTCGATTTCAGAGAATACCAAGAAGGCGATCTTGATGGTGTGCTTGCCTTGTGCCGCCAAGAGGCCTGGAGTTCCTATGTTGACGACAGGGATCGGGCGCACGCAGTCTTCACGGCGCCAGGGGTCGTGTCCGTTGTTGCCACCGATGCCGGTCGAGTTGTCGGATTCGCTTACTTCCAAACCGATAGAGCAATACAAGCCCACCTGTCCCTTCTCGTTGTTGAGCTGAGTGTTCGAAGAGCCGGTATTGCCAGGAGAATCATATCCCACGCGTTCCCGCTACTCGGCGTGGCAAGGGTCGACCTCATCACTGATACCGCCGAAGAGTTCTATCGCTCCCTGTATCACAAGGAGGAGTCGGGCTTCCGACTTTATCCACCAGGGATTGCTGCTAGCGATGGATAA
- a CDS encoding DsrE family protein produces MESTDRSTLVVLTTGKEAFVRANAVLQMTLMIRKTKQEMPVELLLLGPGVEVLRSNQKNSPQFEQQLIGLREAGVRIAVCEVSLESLGLTKDQMFECETVKGGVEVATKLAEDWNVLTF; encoded by the coding sequence GTGGAGTCGACTGACCGATCAACACTTGTTGTATTGACAACAGGGAAGGAAGCCTTCGTCAGGGCAAATGCCGTGCTACAGATGACGCTCATGATCCGCAAGACAAAGCAGGAGATGCCCGTTGAACTATTACTGCTCGGTCCCGGTGTTGAGGTGTTGCGCTCCAATCAGAAAAACTCACCACAGTTCGAACAGCAGCTAATTGGATTGCGAGAGGCTGGGGTAAGGATTGCCGTCTGTGAGGTCTCCTTGGAGAGTCTTGGGCTGACCAAGGACCAGATGTTCGAGTGTGAGACGGTGAAGGGCGGCGTGGAAGTGGCCACGAAACTGGCGGAGGACTGGAACGTTCTTACCTTCTAA
- the dinB gene encoding DNA polymerase IV, with amino-acid sequence MDAFFAAVEQRDHPELRGKPVIVGGDPAGRGVVATCSYEARRFGVHSAMTASRAKSLCPQGIFLRPRMDAYRHASQQVMEILHSYTSLVEPLSLDEAFLDVTEATSDGLLAIEIAKEIRGRIESETGLTASAGVSYNKLLAKLASDWRKPNGLMVIPPERGLAFLAPLHVSKLHGIGPATVDKLAKLEIHTVLELRHTSQQTLVSNFGKIGLWFHEVANGIDLRPVQPNRVRKSVGSERTFPTNLNDRQEMMTVLTEMVERVSSHLSALDLAGRTVSIKARFPDFQTVTRALTVPEPIWRPEAISAILPTLLARAVPTDRGAHASVRLLGVAISGLVNTQTDVVIVDQLSLLDETVLNG; translated from the coding sequence ATGGATGCCTTTTTCGCAGCCGTCGAGCAGAGAGACCACCCTGAACTACGAGGGAAACCCGTCATCGTCGGTGGAGATCCTGCAGGTCGCGGAGTCGTAGCGACCTGCAGTTATGAGGCTCGCCGTTTCGGCGTTCACTCCGCCATGACTGCTTCTCGAGCCAAGTCACTCTGTCCTCAGGGGATATTTCTCCGTCCCCGAATGGACGCTTACCGACACGCATCCCAGCAGGTCATGGAGATTCTGCACAGCTACACCTCCCTTGTGGAACCCCTCTCCCTCGATGAAGCATTCCTTGACGTGACGGAGGCCACCTCGGATGGGCTCCTAGCAATCGAGATCGCCAAAGAGATCCGTGGGCGTATCGAGAGTGAGACTGGGCTCACTGCCTCGGCTGGGGTGTCCTATAACAAATTGCTCGCCAAACTCGCCTCCGACTGGCGTAAACCAAATGGCCTCATGGTGATTCCGCCAGAGCGTGGATTAGCATTCCTGGCCCCCCTCCACGTGAGCAAGCTCCATGGTATCGGGCCAGCCACCGTGGACAAGTTGGCCAAATTGGAGATCCACACGGTTCTTGAACTCCGCCATACATCGCAGCAGACACTGGTGAGCAACTTCGGCAAGATCGGACTCTGGTTTCACGAAGTAGCCAATGGGATCGATCTGCGTCCCGTCCAACCCAACCGTGTACGCAAATCCGTCGGCAGTGAGCGGACCTTCCCAACCAACCTCAACGACAGGCAGGAGATGATGACGGTTCTCACGGAGATGGTAGAACGGGTCTCGTCTCATCTCTCTGCGTTGGACCTTGCCGGTCGCACCGTGAGTATCAAAGCACGCTTCCCAGACTTTCAGACAGTGACCAGGGCGCTCACCGTCCCGGAGCCAATCTGGCGCCCAGAGGCGATCTCAGCTATCTTGCCGACACTCCTGGCAAGAGCCGTCCCCACCGATCGAGGTGCCCATGCATCGGTTCGATTGTTGGGCGTGGCGATCAGCGGTCTGGTAAACACTCAGACGGATGTGGTCATCGTTGATCAGCTCAGCTTATTGGATGAAACCGTTCTCAATGGGTAA
- a CDS encoding HNH endonuclease: protein MKNFQTDDGDLQLRQAMFDHLDRCLAGAKAEFLPSRMINTFEFQGQPIRLIVQNGIRKVRDLPGALTIRTTYTPPSMVPPYIDDVGSHGLVRYKYRGEDGQQSDNRALRHAMKMGLPLAYFVGIARSIYLPIYPVYVEAEDQSHHEFAIAVDQYLHGLDLDSIDIFQREYRAKMTKARLHQPSFRARVLYAYNSTCAICRLHHAELLDAAHILPDGHPRGILIVPNALTLCKLHHAAFDRNLLGIRPDFVVEVKPELLREIDGPMLQHGLKEMNGTQLVLPRERASHPDRARLSERYEEFRNTR from the coding sequence GTGAAGAACTTTCAAACAGACGACGGTGATTTGCAGCTCCGTCAGGCCATGTTTGATCATCTGGACCGTTGCCTTGCAGGAGCGAAAGCAGAGTTTCTCCCCTCTCGCATGATCAATACCTTTGAGTTCCAGGGTCAACCTATCCGACTCATTGTACAAAATGGAATCCGAAAGGTACGGGACCTCCCTGGCGCGTTGACCATTCGAACCACCTACACACCTCCATCAATGGTTCCACCGTATATCGATGATGTTGGATCGCATGGCCTAGTTCGCTATAAGTACCGAGGCGAAGATGGACAGCAATCGGACAATAGGGCGTTACGTCATGCCATGAAAATGGGGTTGCCCCTGGCTTACTTCGTTGGCATTGCACGCAGTATTTACCTGCCCATCTATCCCGTCTATGTCGAAGCGGAGGACCAATCACACCACGAGTTCGCGATAGCGGTGGACCAATATCTTCATGGACTCGACCTTGATTCGATCGATATCTTTCAACGTGAGTACCGCGCTAAGATGACCAAGGCTAGATTGCACCAACCATCGTTTCGAGCACGAGTTCTCTATGCCTATAATTCGACCTGCGCGATTTGTCGCCTCCATCACGCCGAACTACTAGATGCTGCCCACATTCTTCCCGATGGCCATCCGCGAGGGATACTGATTGTGCCCAATGCATTGACCCTGTGCAAGCTCCATCATGCCGCCTTTGACCGCAATCTCTTGGGTATTCGCCCCGACTTCGTCGTGGAGGTGAAACCCGAACTTCTACGCGAGATCGATGGCCCGATGCTCCAACATGGCCTCAAGGAAATGAATGGAACTCAGCTCGTACTTCCAAGAGAGCGGGCGTCGCATCCGGACAGAGCCCGCCTCTCGGAGCGATATGAGGAGTTTCGCAACACGAGGTGA